The following DNA comes from Serinus canaria isolate serCan28SL12 chromosome 1A, serCan2020, whole genome shotgun sequence.
TCAAGAACTCAAAGTTCTGTGCAGAACACATTTGCACCCTGTGTATGGAGCTGCCTGGtaaagcaggaaggaggaaagaagaggcagagcagacccATTCCTGATACTTCAGTGTGGTGTGAGCTGACTGTAATTAGGAAAATCAACTCAGTTGTGTTGGCTCCAAGGCTTTTCATCATATACACAGGCTGATTTGTGCTTCTAAAATCCCAGTGCCCCTCTGGAATTATGACACTCTGTGCTAAGCCAAATCTTTTCGTATTAATTTCTCATGCAAACCTTGCTTATCTTCTCTGGAATGTCTATGGAGACACAAGTCTTATCTTTCTCTGGATAGGAGAGCTAGGAGAACAGAGGCAGTAGAAGGTGCATGTTGTTAGGGAAATGTTCCTGGGCAGGCAAGTCCCAGCTGCTAATTCACGTTAGGGGGACTCTACCTGCATGttaaagaaagaggaaggacCAGAGGTCAGACTCTATGGGGTATCCCTGAGCTGCAAACCACATGAGGGATGAGAGGAACAAAAGAACTGGAAGACACGGACATTTGTATTCTAAAAGGTCAGGCTTGGGCTCTGGTACCATCCTGGCTTGATTGATCTTCTCTTTGAATCTTTGCATGCAAGGAAGGAGCAAAGCTGGACTGTGACTCTTTTTGTTTGGCCCTTGTTCCAAAAAAGGGCCCCTCTtggaagctgtgccagctggagcaggtggatgttCCCTGCAACAGTTGGGATCAGAGTGGGTGCCAAAAAAGCCTCTTGCTGCAGCACTGAGTTCTGGGCAAAGACAACTCTGCCAATTCAAACTCTGTGGTggtttcctctgctgctgagcacaggctgctggctcCCTAGTGGGATGTGAAAAGGCAGGGGTGTTCACAGAATGCTAAATAGGGGGGAGGGAACAATATAACTTtcacctcagccctgcagcaagTTGCTCTGGCTACTGAAGCTTCCTTTGAGGGGCCCTGCCACTCCACAGCTGCCAGATGACTGCAAAACAGAACTTTGTTTCAGGCTGACAGTGATGCAGTGGCAAATCCCCAGGCAAAGAGAATTTGTTAAAGTCTGTAGGCACTTACTCTTCACGAGGAGAATGTTAAGACTTAAAGCCTTCTCTTGGCATGGAGCCACCACAGCCCAGCTTCTGGTGTGCTCAAGTCACAGCCTGGACAAACAGCACATTCTACAAATGGCTGATGCTGGCTCCTTGTGTGGGGAAGAGCTTTGCCCTCAAACACCCCACAAAGAGGAGGGTGGGCTCCCCTGATCTTTGCACACAAAGTGTGGAAAAGAATAAGCTGTGAGAGCTGAACAAAACTGGGATTGCTGGGACAAGCCTACTCCTTATACCCTGTTTCCATTATGGCTCAATTATGGCTGGCAGCAATGTACAGTCACAGTTGAAAGTCTGAGGGCAGCTGTCAGGATGGCAGATGAGTATCAATAAAATTAAGGGGCTCTTAGTGCTGCAACAGGGAGTTTTCTAAAACGTTAGCTAGATTAGAAAATCACCCCAGGTCCCTCCCCGTTCTTCCCCTCTTTCCGGTACATAAAACCCCTTACAGCAGATCTTTAGGCACACCTGTTTGAACCCCTAgctccagttttcttttttaaaagcaagttgCACAGCATCATCCACATCCTGCACTATGTGAGACgcctgcagcaggctggggtcGAAGCAGAAGTCCCGGTGTCCATGGAACACTGTCTCCTCTGTTTGCTTGGCAACGGTGCCGTTGTGGCGGTAGACCCCAGTGCAGACCAGGATGGACTCACAGCTCTCCACTGAATTGTTGCAGTCATtcctcagctccagggaaaCCTCAGCCTGGGAACTGGCTGCCTGTGGGCTCCtcttcagcccagcctggacCTGGTTCTGCTGAGCTGACTTGAGGTAGTTGTTGTAGAGGTTTGCCCCATAGATGTCAGACATGGGGTTATCCCTGGATAAGGTCATGGTGTTAAATGGAAAGGAGAAACGAGCCCATGAGAATGGACTCAGAAATGAGAAGCAAGCCCTCTGGCTCTGGGAGACTAAGACAGCACTgaaggaggaagggctgggagataGCTGCTAACAtcaagaggagcagctggagtggGCCAGTGAGTCCTGCTCAGGACACGTGCACCTTTCAAAGGGGAGACAGCACATCCCAAGCACCCAGAGCAGTTTCAGCCTTGACTGGATTATAACTCCTACATTCCCAAAGTGTTTGGCCAAACTGAGCTAACAGTACTACATCTGGGTCTCTTAATTTTGTCTTTGAGTCACTCTATATGCATTCTGCATCCTACAGTCCACAGCTTTGCTGTGTAGGGTACAAAAACCCAGCAAGCCTCTGTTCCAGGATGCGAGGTTCCAGAGAGACCATTGGAATTTTGGTATTAACTTTAGAAATacccagaggggaaaaaaaacccagcaagtaagcaaagaaaaccccaaaaccaaccaaacaaaaccccaccactACTAAAGAGCAGTCAGTTTGCAACTCCCTAAGgacaccagcaggaaaaaaatctcttaccCAACTGCATAGAGGCGTCGGATGGGagccttccagccctgcttctctgcctgctgctggatcAGGTACTGGGCATAGCGATAGGTGACGGGGCTGGGTTTGCCAATCAAGGCCTCATACTTCAGCTCCCTGCCTGTCACCTTCTTGTAGATGCTCTccaagcagagaaggaaagtgCCATGGCCAAACCTGTCCCAGAAAGGAGGTCATCAGCATCCCAGTAACAGCACTGAAGCAGCAAGCATTCCTTGGTTATTGCCTGTTTTGGACACGGTGCCCACACACCCCTCCACAGACAGTGGTCTGCCTTTTGCTTCCCCCCCAGGTTTTAGTCTTTATTTCTCATGCAGCTTTCATGTCTCTGCTGCTAATTACATTGTACAATCAAGCTCTTTAAACATTCAAATGCTAAAAAATCACAGTAGGAAAAGAACACCTGCACAAGAGGAGTATGAAATTGGCTAAACCAAACACCGCATGTGCTTTTCACCTGGGCATCTTGGCTTCAGCCATCCACAGGAGGTCCATGTTGCAGGCAAGGATAGGCAGATGAGGGTATGGtacctcctgcagctctgccccagggttCCCATTGCTCAGGAGGACATCAGCAATGAGCTGCAGGCTCGTCTCCCACCTCACTGGCTCACCAAACAGAATCACCCCTGCAAGATTTTGAGAGCTGCTTGGAAACTCACAGCATCCAAAAGGCACCAGCTAACAAaacccctcctgtgctgggctgccttGCAAGTACAGCTACCAGTG
Coding sequences within:
- the HDHD5 gene encoding haloacid dehalogenase-like hydrolase domain-containing 5, whose amino-acid sequence is MALRGSLRTGRALLRAPGPPARGLCSRPPAFGFLFDVDGVLVRGSQPVPAARRAFQRLADGGGRLRVPVVFLTNAGNCLRSAKAREVSQALGLEVSPEQVILSHSPLQLFSQFHQRCMLVAGQGPVEENAHNLGFKHVVTIEALRKAYPLLDMVDLSRRPKELPPPPIGFPTIEGVILFGEPVRWETSLQLIADVLLSNGNPGAELQEVPYPHLPILACNMDLLWMAEAKMPRFGHGTFLLCLESIYKKVTGRELKYEALIGKPSPVTYRYAQYLIQQQAEKQGWKAPIRRLYAVGDNPMSDIYGANLYNNYLKSAQQNQVQAGLKRSPQAASSQAEVSLELRNDCNNSVESCESILVCTGVYRHNGTVAKQTEETVFHGHRDFCFDPSLLQASHIVQDVDDAVQLAFKKENWS